In Maridesulfovibrio frigidus DSM 17176, a single genomic region encodes these proteins:
- a CDS encoding polysaccharide deacetylase family protein yields MFLLRFRLLILICAIFLLSSCGSKTVTASDSFGSETLLNTLWFEKQLAGSESDLARATLPEPDLRAPVRTEPLHTFPPVPPSLQQVITQVTPDGGRKVMALTFDLCERAPHIAGYQKDIINYLRSHNIKATFFAGGKWMRTHPDKAMQLMADPLFEMGNHAWTHGNFALMNEDEVREQVNWTQAQYELLYEELQMRAKKRGVSREMDKVQSSLRLMRLPYGRNNEHTANILASMGLPMIQWSVEGEQDELKRTIDQLVAWNLKKVTPGAIILMHANAVPQTTHKIVPQLVPELKKQGYEFVTVSELLKMGPVVTVKDGYFDKPGDNLYVDPLFGGKGTLGRIK; encoded by the coding sequence ATGTTTTTGCTTCGATTTAGATTGCTTATTCTTATCTGCGCCATATTCCTTCTCAGCAGTTGCGGCAGTAAAACTGTAACTGCGTCCGATTCCTTCGGTTCGGAAACACTCTTGAATACCCTGTGGTTTGAAAAGCAATTGGCAGGTTCAGAAAGTGATTTGGCCCGTGCTACCTTACCTGAGCCTGATCTGCGTGCTCCTGTGCGCACCGAACCACTTCACACATTTCCGCCTGTTCCGCCTTCGTTGCAACAGGTCATTACGCAGGTAACTCCCGATGGGGGCCGTAAGGTTATGGCTCTGACTTTTGATCTCTGCGAACGCGCCCCTCATATAGCAGGCTACCAGAAGGACATCATTAATTATCTGAGAAGTCATAATATTAAAGCGACTTTCTTCGCTGGCGGCAAATGGATGCGTACCCATCCGGACAAAGCCATGCAGCTTATGGCTGATCCACTTTTCGAAATGGGCAACCATGCTTGGACCCACGGCAATTTTGCTTTGATGAACGAGGATGAAGTGCGGGAGCAAGTAAACTGGACTCAGGCTCAGTACGAATTACTGTACGAGGAATTGCAGATGCGTGCGAAAAAAAGAGGCGTGAGCCGCGAGATGGATAAGGTGCAGTCTTCCCTTAGGTTGATGCGCTTACCGTATGGTCGCAACAACGAACACACCGCAAATATTTTGGCCTCTATGGGACTACCCATGATTCAATGGTCGGTAGAAGGCGAACAGGATGAACTGAAACGCACCATAGATCAGTTAGTCGCATGGAACCTGAAAAAGGTAACACCGGGAGCTATTATCTTGATGCACGCCAATGCTGTGCCGCAAACGACACACAAAATAGTGCCACAGCTGGTGCCGGAACTAAAGAAGCAAGGGTATGAGTTTGTGACTGTGAGCGAACTGTTGAAAATGGGACCCGTGGTAACGGTGAAAGACGGTTATTTCGATAAACCCGGCGATAATCTGTATGTGGATCCGCTCTTCGGCGGTAAGGGTACTTTGGGGCGCATAAAATAG
- a CDS encoding YoaK family protein translates to MSKNQIHHISFICILLICLIILPASILYAQSENNEDLTVETKELDSIENTSMQTATLTNLLYYKSELLKQASLTKEAMKNTSHPEDKKALLLRLNDLKKQLKKVTQNFIKVATGLDTAIFNEEIQQNFQWQEEIETLVKPILYELKEMTKRPRQVERLKSRVAYFESKLPRAKEAVASIEELIASTDSLLLKAELDNLKIDFLKKRTNISNQLDVAHFELNELQKEKTSLFESTKKVMAVFFKSRGKNILIALLAFAGVFLFFRIIDRGFRKIHPAFKAKQRPFYIRIFEIVLLFISVLAATLASLFTLYTSGDWFLLSIALIFLLGALWTARAGFTRYYEQVKLILNLGAVRENERIVHNGVPWKVDRLQIYAKLRNPVLSPSTIRLPIRELENLISRPIGNNEPWFPCRKNDWVILSDGVRGKVISQSPDMVELLQRGGAYVTYQTPVFLGLNPLNISRNFRIKSVFGIDYAHQAKSTTSILEQAKNFISTKLEEDGYSKHVLNLKVEFESAGASSLNLVIIADFHSDIAELYGRLTRALQRYSVDACNHFEWNIPFAQLVVHKAK, encoded by the coding sequence ATGAGTAAAAATCAAATTCATCATATTTCATTTATCTGCATTCTACTGATCTGTCTTATAATACTGCCTGCGAGTATTCTCTATGCGCAGAGTGAGAACAACGAAGACCTAACTGTGGAGACCAAAGAATTAGACTCCATAGAAAATACTTCGATGCAGACTGCAACGCTGACCAATTTACTATATTACAAATCTGAACTTCTGAAACAAGCTTCCTTAACTAAAGAAGCAATGAAGAACACGTCCCATCCTGAGGACAAGAAAGCCCTTTTATTAAGATTAAATGACCTGAAAAAACAGCTGAAGAAAGTCACGCAAAACTTCATCAAAGTCGCCACGGGACTTGATACAGCAATATTTAACGAAGAAATACAGCAAAATTTTCAATGGCAAGAAGAAATAGAAACACTGGTCAAGCCGATTTTGTATGAACTGAAGGAAATGACCAAACGTCCCAGACAAGTAGAGCGTTTGAAAAGCAGGGTAGCCTACTTCGAAAGCAAACTTCCCAGAGCAAAGGAAGCTGTAGCAAGTATTGAAGAGCTCATAGCTTCCACAGACTCGCTTCTATTAAAAGCTGAACTTGATAACCTTAAAATTGACTTTCTAAAAAAACGAACCAACATCAGCAATCAACTGGATGTTGCTCATTTTGAACTAAATGAGCTGCAGAAAGAAAAAACATCTTTATTTGAATCAACAAAAAAAGTTATGGCTGTTTTCTTTAAAAGCCGTGGCAAAAATATCCTCATCGCCCTTCTCGCCTTTGCAGGAGTATTTCTATTTTTCCGAATTATAGATCGTGGCTTCAGAAAAATTCATCCCGCATTTAAAGCAAAGCAAAGGCCCTTTTATATCCGTATTTTCGAAATTGTACTATTGTTTATAAGTGTTTTGGCAGCGACCCTAGCTTCCCTTTTCACTCTCTATACATCAGGCGACTGGTTTCTGCTCAGCATCGCACTCATTTTTCTCCTAGGAGCACTTTGGACCGCCCGCGCAGGATTTACCAGATACTACGAACAGGTTAAACTCATACTTAACCTTGGAGCAGTTCGCGAAAATGAACGTATCGTACACAATGGAGTTCCATGGAAAGTGGATAGACTTCAAATTTATGCCAAGCTCAGAAACCCTGTCTTAAGTCCTAGCACTATCAGATTGCCCATTAGAGAACTGGAAAATCTGATTTCACGGCCCATCGGCAACAATGAACCATGGTTCCCATGCCGCAAAAATGATTGGGTAATACTCTCTGACGGCGTACGTGGTAAAGTCATAAGCCAGTCTCCAGACATGGTCGAACTGCTCCAGCGCGGAGGAGCTTACGTGACATATCAAACTCCGGTTTTTCTGGGGCTGAATCCCCTAAACATTTCGCGTAACTTCCGGATCAAATCTGTTTTCGGCATCGACTACGCGCATCAGGCCAAATCGACTACATCCATTCTTGAGCAAGCAAAGAACTTTATATCGACCAAGCTTGAAGAGGACGGCTACAGCAAACACGTTCTCAACTTAAAGGTTGAGTTCGAATCCGCTGGAGCATCATCACTCAACCTTGTGATAATAGCAGACTTCCATAGCGACATAGCAGAGCTATACGGACGGTTAACTAGGGCACTGCAACGGTACAGCGTAGATGCTTGCAATCACTTTGAGTGGAATATTCCTTTTGCTCAGCTTGTTGTCCATAAAGCGAAATAA
- a CDS encoding type 1 glutamine amidotransferase domain-containing protein, whose product MKMKGMRVLMFVENVFEDMELLYPYYRLIEEGAEVEVAGPEAGTVYKGKNGYPFRSTAAIADLQAEDFDLLVIAGGFAPDKLRRDLKVLELTRNIHNAGKVVAHICHAGWIPISAGIMKGFTCTSTPGIKDDLINAGATWVDKDVVVDRNQVSSRKPDDLPAFCRAIIDLATNNFSPLQQML is encoded by the coding sequence ATGAAAATGAAAGGTATGCGTGTCTTGATGTTTGTGGAGAATGTTTTTGAGGATATGGAACTTTTGTACCCTTACTATCGTCTGATCGAAGAAGGGGCAGAGGTCGAGGTGGCCGGACCTGAAGCTGGAACCGTTTATAAAGGAAAAAATGGTTATCCTTTTCGCTCCACAGCTGCCATTGCAGATCTACAGGCGGAGGATTTTGACTTACTTGTAATTGCGGGCGGTTTTGCTCCGGATAAACTCAGGCGTGATCTTAAAGTTCTGGAACTTACACGTAATATACACAATGCTGGGAAAGTTGTTGCGCACATCTGTCATGCCGGATGGATCCCTATTTCAGCCGGAATTATGAAAGGTTTTACTTGCACATCAACCCCTGGAATCAAAGATGATCTTATCAATGCCGGAGCAACGTGGGTTGATAAGGACGTTGTTGTTGACCGTAATCAAGTTTCATCCCGTAAACCGGACGATCTGCCGGCTTTTTGCCGAGCCATTATAGACTTGGCTACAAATAATTTTAGCCCCTTACAACAAATGTTGTAA
- a CDS encoding dihydroorotate dehydrogenase: protein MDMSVDFAGLKLKNPILTASGTFGSGLEFKRFGDLESLGGIIVKGLSLKPREGNPMPRIAETPCGMLNAIGIQNPGVEDFLTKKLPKLPWKTLPVLVNLYATDAAEFGELAAVLAGEEGVAALEVNVSCPNVKEGGIAFGQDPRQITKVAEAVKKNAGNKPVIIKLSPNVTDIATCARAAEDGGADGISLINTLSGMAVDIERRTPRLANVIGGLSGPAVKPVALRCVYQAVNAVKIPVMGLGGIATAEDAAEFLLVGATAVQIGTANFLRPDTAFKIVEELPKVLARVNAKSLDEFRGSLILPK from the coding sequence ATGGATATGTCAGTTGATTTTGCCGGGCTGAAGTTAAAAAATCCTATCTTAACAGCTTCAGGTACTTTCGGTTCTGGGCTGGAATTTAAAAGATTCGGTGATCTTGAATCACTAGGTGGCATCATAGTGAAAGGGCTTTCTCTCAAACCTAGAGAAGGCAATCCTATGCCGAGAATTGCTGAAACTCCGTGCGGAATGCTCAATGCCATTGGTATTCAGAATCCCGGGGTGGAAGATTTTTTAACTAAAAAACTACCAAAGCTTCCGTGGAAAACGCTACCTGTGCTTGTGAATCTCTACGCAACAGATGCAGCAGAGTTCGGTGAGCTAGCCGCTGTTCTTGCCGGAGAAGAAGGGGTTGCCGCTCTTGAAGTGAATGTATCGTGTCCTAATGTAAAAGAGGGCGGTATCGCTTTCGGTCAGGACCCGAGACAGATCACGAAGGTAGCAGAAGCCGTTAAGAAAAACGCGGGCAATAAGCCCGTAATCATAAAGCTCTCTCCTAACGTGACTGATATTGCCACCTGCGCTAGAGCTGCCGAAGATGGCGGAGCAGACGGTATATCACTGATTAACACGCTCTCAGGTATGGCTGTAGATATTGAACGACGCACTCCGCGCCTGGCAAACGTTATTGGCGGACTGTCCGGTCCTGCTGTTAAGCCCGTAGCACTGCGCTGTGTCTATCAGGCTGTGAACGCGGTCAAGATTCCAGTAATGGGTCTTGGCGGAATCGCAACAGCCGAAGACGCCGCAGAATTCCTATTGGTGGGCGCAACTGCTGTTCAGATCGGAACTGCTAATTTTTTACGGCCTGATACTGCTTTTAAGATAGTTGAAGAGTTGCCGAAAGTTTTAGCAAGAGTGAACGCAAAATCCTTAGATGAGTTTCGTGGGAGCTTAATATTGCCTAAATAG
- a CDS encoding iron-sulfur cluster-binding protein, giving the protein MSANNCRAVKVVDITPLGHSSPGEEIVELKLEYPGWESGWRVGQFVMIRPVSWPLDLIWGRPFSISSADDTTLTILFQVVGRGTKRLMELSKGDSVNIWGPLGSFFSKPKDRPVLMLAGGMGIAPFCGYVDSHQQPENLKLFFAHRPPLENYPYKALSDKVEVEDIQENKPEDIHTIIARVEALVKEYGEKNGLVVACGPTPFLRTIQRAALKYGVDAELSLENRMACGVGACLGCVCKDSEGHFTQVCTSGPVFKATAIDLEG; this is encoded by the coding sequence ATGAGTGCAAACAATTGCAGGGCTGTTAAAGTCGTTGACATTACGCCCCTCGGACACTCCTCACCGGGTGAGGAAATCGTCGAACTCAAGCTCGAATATCCGGGCTGGGAATCAGGCTGGCGCGTAGGCCAGTTCGTTATGATCAGACCCGTATCGTGGCCGCTTGACCTTATTTGGGGACGTCCTTTTTCCATTAGTAGCGCAGACGACACCACTCTGACTATTCTTTTTCAAGTAGTAGGACGAGGTACGAAGCGTTTAATGGAACTTTCCAAAGGCGATTCAGTTAATATATGGGGACCGCTCGGTTCATTTTTCAGTAAACCGAAAGATCGCCCTGTACTGATGCTCGCTGGAGGGATGGGCATAGCGCCCTTTTGCGGTTATGTCGACTCCCATCAACAACCTGAAAATTTAAAGTTGTTTTTTGCGCATAGGCCTCCACTTGAAAATTATCCTTATAAGGCACTGTCAGATAAGGTAGAAGTGGAAGATATCCAAGAAAATAAGCCCGAAGATATTCATACCATTATTGCAAGGGTTGAAGCTCTTGTTAAAGAATATGGTGAGAAAAACGGGCTAGTTGTGGCCTGCGGACCGACTCCTTTCTTACGCACAATTCAAAGAGCTGCACTTAAGTACGGCGTAGATGCGGAACTTTCTTTAGAAAACCGCATGGCCTGCGGAGTTGGGGCATGTCTTGGTTGTGTATGTAAAGATAGCGAAGGGCATTTCACTCAAGTTTGTACAAGCGGTCCTGTTTTTAAAGCAACTGCAATCGATCTGGAGGGTTAG
- a CDS encoding peptidase U32 family protein: protein MTKHKPEILAPAGDKSSFLAAIAAGADAIYAGLKHFSARMEAHNFSTTELAALAQLARDHGIKTYIPMNTLVKPDDIESAARLLDRVAQTVKPDGIIVQDLAMVQIARQVGYEGEIHLSTLANVSSPSGLKIAAEMGIDRVVVPRELNLDEIKQMAEACPESISLEMFVHGALCYSVSGRCYWSSYFGGKSSLRGRCVQPCRRLYGTSSRKDQPKRLFSCLDLSLDVLTKPMITLPEVSSWKIEGRKKGPHYVYYTVTGYRMLRDNPNDAQIRKNATQLLELALSRPSSHSNFLPQRPFVPLDPTNETGSGFLIGITKQEKNGKSYFECRQELLQGDFLRIGYQDQAGHQTMKIRKFVPKRGKVTIQAQGNGRLKSGTRVFLIDRREEGLVNALKKLEAALSRIKVAEKTSSSVKIDLPHPFNVTDRVKLMSLQRNPPRGRNKYGTGIWLSANALDRTPKPLVSKIWWYLPPVIWPNEEAEFKQILAYCLAHGATDFVLGSPWQKGLFPDDDKLNFHAGPFCNVANPLALMELYEMGFKSAFVSPELSKADFLALPQHSPLPLGIITSGLWPLAISRIVADETELMAPIYSQKKEVCWVRKYNQNYWVYPGWELELKEVTKKLESAGYSMFLQITETWPKAVPTPNRTSTFNWDLSLM from the coding sequence ATGACTAAGCATAAACCAGAAATTCTTGCCCCGGCGGGCGATAAATCCTCTTTCCTAGCGGCAATAGCTGCGGGAGCGGATGCCATTTACGCCGGCCTTAAACATTTTTCCGCTCGCATGGAAGCTCATAACTTTTCAACAACAGAGCTTGCGGCCCTTGCGCAGCTTGCACGGGATCATGGCATAAAAACCTACATCCCTATGAACACATTAGTAAAGCCTGACGATATCGAATCCGCAGCCCGTCTGCTAGATAGAGTCGCCCAAACGGTTAAACCCGATGGGATTATCGTTCAGGACCTCGCAATGGTTCAGATTGCTAGACAGGTCGGTTACGAAGGTGAAATTCACCTTTCAACCCTTGCCAACGTCAGCAGCCCTTCCGGACTTAAAATTGCCGCAGAAATGGGCATTGACCGCGTTGTTGTTCCTCGCGAACTCAATCTTGACGAAATAAAACAGATGGCAGAAGCCTGCCCTGAATCAATCAGTCTCGAAATGTTCGTACACGGCGCTCTTTGCTACAGCGTATCCGGCCGATGCTACTGGAGTTCCTACTTCGGCGGCAAAAGTAGCCTTCGCGGACGTTGTGTGCAACCCTGCCGTAGGCTTTATGGAACCTCTTCACGTAAAGATCAACCAAAACGTTTGTTCTCATGTCTCGACCTAAGTCTCGATGTGCTTACCAAACCTATGATCACGCTTCCCGAAGTATCTTCGTGGAAAATCGAAGGTCGTAAAAAAGGTCCTCACTACGTATACTATACTGTCACAGGCTACCGTATGCTCCGTGACAACCCGAATGACGCTCAAATCCGCAAAAATGCAACTCAGTTGCTAGAACTTGCGCTGAGCAGACCGTCATCTCACTCAAACTTTTTGCCGCAGCGCCCATTTGTTCCGCTCGATCCGACTAACGAAACCGGCTCCGGTTTCCTGATCGGTATCACCAAGCAGGAAAAAAATGGTAAGTCATACTTTGAATGTCGCCAAGAACTTTTGCAAGGAGACTTCCTGCGTATCGGATATCAGGATCAAGCTGGTCATCAGACCATGAAGATCCGTAAATTCGTTCCTAAACGCGGAAAAGTTACAATCCAAGCTCAGGGCAACGGTCGTTTAAAATCCGGGACTAGAGTTTTCCTCATCGACCGCCGTGAAGAAGGACTGGTTAACGCTCTTAAGAAGCTTGAAGCCGCCCTTTCTAGAATCAAGGTTGCTGAAAAAACATCCAGCTCTGTAAAAATCGATTTGCCGCATCCGTTCAACGTGACAGACCGCGTTAAATTAATGAGCTTACAACGCAATCCTCCTCGCGGAAGAAATAAATATGGCACAGGCATCTGGCTTTCAGCCAACGCGCTGGACCGTACTCCGAAACCACTTGTGTCAAAGATCTGGTGGTACCTTCCACCTGTAATCTGGCCTAATGAAGAAGCAGAGTTTAAACAGATTCTTGCATACTGTCTTGCCCACGGCGCGACAGACTTCGTTTTAGGATCACCTTGGCAGAAAGGGTTGTTCCCCGACGATGACAAGCTTAATTTCCACGCTGGGCCATTCTGTAATGTCGCCAATCCGCTTGCGCTGATGGAACTTTACGAGATGGGCTTTAAGTCCGCATTTGTCAGCCCTGAGCTTTCAAAAGCAGACTTCCTTGCTCTCCCTCAACATAGTCCTCTACCGCTTGGAATTATCACTTCCGGCCTCTGGCCGCTTGCTATTTCAAGGATCGTTGCTGATGAAACAGAACTCATGGCTCCAATCTACAGCCAGAAAAAAGAAGTCTGCTGGGTTCGTAAATACAACCAGAACTACTGGGTTTACCCAGGCTGGGAACTCGAACTTAAAGAAGTAACCAAAAAGCTCGAAAGCGCTGGTTACTCTATGTTCCTACAGATCACAGAAACATGGCCTAAAGCTGTGCCAACCCCGAATAGAACCAGTACCTTCAACTGGGATCTAAGCTTAATGTAA
- a CDS encoding phenylpyruvate tautomerase MIF-related protein, producing the protein MPFIRVETNIEIDSDKAEGFVAGLSKFASAAIGKPEVYVTVMLHQNLSMVLSGKNEPAVFVTIGSILLNKDNTAILSEKFCAFMYEKLSISGTRVFIEFRDLERSMLGWDGRTF; encoded by the coding sequence ATGCCTTTCATACGGGTTGAGACAAATATAGAAATAGATTCTGATAAGGCGGAAGGTTTTGTGGCGGGGCTTTCAAAGTTTGCCTCGGCGGCAATCGGTAAGCCGGAAGTATATGTGACCGTAATGTTGCATCAGAATTTGAGCATGGTACTTTCCGGGAAGAATGAACCGGCTGTGTTTGTGACTATCGGCAGTATTCTGCTTAACAAAGATAACACTGCAATATTATCAGAAAAATTTTGCGCTTTTATGTATGAGAAATTATCAATCTCAGGCACTAGAGTATTTATTGAATTTCGCGATCTTGAACGTTCGATGTTAGGTTGGGACGGACGCACTTTTTAA
- a CDS encoding helix-turn-helix domain-containing protein produces the protein MGELCSKEIGQRLKAFRLGSEYSAEDIAAKIGISRAALYRYEKGDPPKLETLESIAELLGVSLTSLMGVGVEYVASAVSFFERMRQAESVAEHLFVMFGPVSYLLTTDEFDEFLAVVLREGLPAGLPDMDQADHMIDEILSILKERKKAYRERKPSIVSLVSATELERFLRNGFIGAYDLPADVIQERKQVARREIENVLDMLDKQPIGIQIGILVDSIPSTSFQIFRQPGRASVAVSPFRLGEFPNVRLGVAMITSAPEALSLHEKMVNELWARSLKGPEAAKFLRKLINETHS, from the coding sequence ATGGGTGAACTTTGTTCCAAAGAAATAGGCCAGCGGCTTAAGGCTTTTAGGCTTGGAAGTGAATACAGCGCGGAAGATATTGCTGCTAAGATCGGCATCTCGCGTGCGGCTCTTTACCGTTATGAAAAGGGAGACCCTCCTAAGCTTGAAACCCTTGAAAGTATTGCTGAACTTTTGGGCGTGTCGCTTACCTCGCTAATGGGGGTAGGTGTAGAATACGTTGCTTCCGCCGTAAGTTTTTTCGAAAGAATGCGACAGGCTGAATCTGTTGCCGAGCACCTTTTTGTGATGTTCGGACCAGTCTCATATCTATTAACCACAGATGAGTTTGACGAATTTTTAGCGGTGGTTTTGCGCGAGGGGCTACCCGCAGGTTTGCCGGATATGGATCAGGCTGATCATATGATTGATGAGATTTTATCAATTTTGAAAGAACGTAAAAAAGCTTATCGGGAACGTAAGCCGAGCATTGTTAGTCTAGTCTCGGCAACTGAGCTTGAAAGATTTTTGCGCAATGGCTTTATCGGAGCATATGATTTGCCTGCCGATGTTATTCAGGAACGTAAACAAGTTGCGCGCAGAGAAATTGAAAATGTTCTTGATATGTTAGATAAACAGCCAATCGGCATTCAGATTGGTATTTTGGTGGATTCTATTCCAAGCACAAGCTTTCAGATTTTCCGTCAACCGGGGCGAGCTAGTGTTGCAGTCAGTCCCTTCAGGCTTGGCGAGTTTCCTAATGTTCGTTTGGGTGTAGCGATGATAACATCAGCACCTGAAGCTTTGTCTCTTCATGAAAAAATGGTCAATGAGCTTTGGGCAAGATCATTAAAAGGTCCTGAGGCTGCAAAATTTCTTCGAAAACTTATCAACGAAACCCACTCATAA
- a CDS encoding TRAP transporter substrate-binding protein, whose translation MKFSARIVTTLLAVCMVFGGVISAGAAEFEARIGHLESALQPRHQGLEKIAKLVKERTGGAVEFKLFPSSQLGNQRQMNESVQFGTIEGTVSPAAFLGGFNPAVSIMDIPFLLPADRVKAQEIRQGKFGKELLKSFDARGFTAIATWPNGRKNFTSNKPLGSVEAYKGQRFRVMDSKILIEQFAAIGASAIALPFGELYTALQNGVVDGEENPLDTIQRMKFYEVQKYLVLSEHGAMEDFVLFNPSWWDSLPAKYQKVIVAAFLEVMPGVEAHKEQAQKDALAIIEKAGVNVSPLSGADRATMRELMYPKTIAAYLERAGNEGEKLVKLYEAEYKRIVK comes from the coding sequence ATGAAATTTTCTGCTCGTATTGTTACTACACTTTTGGCTGTCTGTATGGTTTTCGGCGGAGTTATCTCTGCTGGAGCTGCTGAGTTCGAAGCTCGCATTGGTCATCTTGAATCCGCGCTTCAGCCCCGACATCAGGGACTTGAAAAAATTGCCAAGCTCGTAAAAGAGCGCACTGGCGGAGCTGTTGAATTCAAACTTTTCCCTTCCTCACAGCTGGGCAATCAGCGTCAGATGAACGAAAGCGTACAGTTCGGTACTATTGAAGGTACTGTTTCTCCTGCTGCTTTCCTTGGTGGATTCAACCCTGCTGTATCCATCATGGATATCCCTTTCCTGCTTCCTGCTGACCGCGTTAAAGCACAGGAAATTCGTCAGGGTAAATTTGGTAAAGAACTCCTCAAAAGCTTCGATGCTAGAGGATTCACTGCCATCGCAACATGGCCTAATGGACGTAAAAACTTCACTTCTAACAAACCTCTCGGTTCAGTTGAAGCTTACAAAGGACAGCGTTTCCGCGTAATGGATTCCAAAATCCTCATCGAGCAGTTTGCTGCAATCGGTGCTTCCGCTATCGCTCTTCCTTTCGGTGAACTTTACACAGCTCTCCAGAACGGAGTTGTTGACGGTGAAGAAAATCCTCTTGATACCATCCAGCGCATGAAATTTTACGAAGTTCAGAAGTACCTTGTTCTTTCCGAGCACGGCGCAATGGAAGACTTTGTACTCTTCAACCCTTCATGGTGGGACAGCCTTCCTGCTAAGTACCAGAAAGTAATCGTTGCGGCTTTCCTTGAAGTTATGCCCGGCGTTGAAGCTCACAAAGAGCAGGCTCAGAAAGACGCTCTTGCTATTATCGAAAAAGCAGGCGTGAATGTTAGCCCTCTTTCCGGTGCAGACCGCGCAACAATGCGTGAACTTATGTACCCTAAAACCATCGCAGCTTACCTTGAACGTGCAGGCAACGAAGGTGAAAAACTCGTAAAGCTTTACGAAGCGGAATACAAACGCATCGTAAAATAA
- a CDS encoding TRAP transporter small permease: protein MRKILGSILSGIRIVERVLVISINLIMVALYTFNVLVREILPQYSSSFAWIDEATRLLMVWAVFLALGLALERGRHVAVTTLLEKLPKTPQKLVCLLINTTGIVFSCYLAWLGYSLVKFVMRTGQVSPTLGLPMYWLYVAPTIGFILLALRYGLELLNINNRRTRPILANPSN from the coding sequence ATGCGGAAGATCTTAGGTTCCATACTATCAGGCATTAGAATCGTTGAACGAGTTCTAGTTATTTCCATAAATTTGATTATGGTTGCTCTGTATACTTTTAATGTTCTAGTGCGCGAAATCCTTCCGCAATACTCAAGTTCTTTCGCATGGATAGATGAAGCAACGCGGCTTCTAATGGTCTGGGCAGTATTTCTCGCCCTCGGCCTTGCTCTTGAGCGCGGCCGCCATGTTGCAGTTACAACTTTACTTGAAAAGCTCCCGAAAACTCCGCAAAAACTTGTATGTTTATTGATCAATACTACTGGCATAGTTTTTAGCTGCTACCTAGCATGGCTAGGATATTCGCTTGTTAAATTCGTAATGCGTACAGGACAAGTCAGCCCGACTCTAGGACTGCCCATGTACTGGCTATACGTAGCTCCTACGATTGGATTCATACTTCTCGCTCTCCGGTACGGGCTCGAACTGCTCAATATTAACAATCGTCGCACCAGACCCATACTCGCAAATCCAAGCAACTAA